Proteins encoded by one window of Electrophorus electricus isolate fEleEle1 chromosome 17, fEleEle1.pri, whole genome shotgun sequence:
- the trim23 gene encoding E3 ubiquitin-protein ligase TRIM23, protein MAAAVGVNRPGTAGSMEACVRHGRGAAGNTVKVLECGVCEDVFSLQGEKVPRLLLCGHTVCHDCLTRLPLHGRAVRCPFDRQATELGDSGVWGLKKNFALLELLERLQNGASTQSGMSEDALREMGECIIRCDEDESHTASMYCTVCATHLCAECSQLTHSTRTLAKHRRVPLADKPHEKTLCPQHQVHAIEFVCLEEACQPGPLMCCVCKEYGKHQGHKHAVLEAEANQIRASILDMAHCIRTFTEEVSEYSRKLVGIVQQIEGGEQIVEDGVGMAHTEHVPGTAENARSCVRAYFADLHETLCRQEEMALSVVDAHVRERLIWLRQQQEDMTILLSQVSTACLHCEKTLQQDDCRVVLAKQEISRLLDTLQKQQQQFTEMADHVQLDAGIPVTFTKDNRVHIGPKMEIRVVTLGLDGAGKTTILFKLKQDEFMQPIPTIGFNVETVEYKNLKFTIWDVGGKHKLRPLWKHYYLNTQAVVFVIDSCHRDRLMEAHSELAKLLTEKELRDALLLIFANKQDVPGAVSVEEMTEQMSLHKLCCGRSWHIQGCDARSGVGLHEGLDWLSRQLVAAGVLDVA, encoded by the exons ATGGCTGCTGCTGTGGGTGTAAACAGGCCAGGGACCGCAGGATCGATGGAGGCTTGTGTCCGACATGGAAGGGGTGCCGCTGGCAACACGGTGAAG GTCCTGGAATGTGGAGTCTGTGAAGACGTCTTTTCTCTACAAGGAGAGAAGGTTCCTCGTCTGCTGCTCTGTGGTCACACCGTGTGCCATGACTGTTTGACGCGCCTGCCTCTACATGGCCGGGCTGTGCGATGTCCCTTTGACAGACAGGCTACTGAGCTGG GGGACTCTGGGGTGTGGGGCTTGAAAAAGAACTTTGCTCTGCTGGAGCTGCTTGAACGACTGCAGAACGGTGCCTCCACTCAGTCAGGCATGTCAGAGGACGCACTGCGAGAGATGGGGGAG TGCATCATACGGTGTGACGAGGATGAGAGTCACACCGCCTCCATGTACTGCACCGTGTGCGCCACCCATTTGTGCGCAGAGTGCTCGCAGCTAACGCACTCCACCCGCACACTAGCCAAGCACCGGCGTGTGCCGCTGGCAGACAAGCCGCACGAGAAGACCCTGTGCCCCCAGCACCAGGTGCACGCTATCGAGTTCGTCTGCCTGGAGGAAGCCTGCCAGCCAGGCCCGCTCATGTGCTGCGTTTGCAAGGAGTACGGCAAGCACCAAGGACATAAG CATGCTGTTCTGGAAGCAGAGGCCAATCAGATCCGGGCATCCATCCTAGACATGGCTCACTGCATCCGCACCTTCACTGAGGAAGTGTCCGAGTATTCCAGGAAGCTCGTGGGCATTGTGCAGCAGATTGAGGGTGGGGAACAGATCGTGGAGGATGGAGTGGGGATGGCCCACACGGAACAC GTGCCGGGCACGGCGGAGAATGCTCGGTCTTGCGTGCGGGCGTATTTTGCCGACCTGCACGAGACGCTGTGTCGTCAAGAGGAGATGGCGCTGAGCGTGGTGGACGCCCACGTGAGGGAGAGGCTCATCTGGCTCCGACAGCAGCAGGAGGACATGACTATCCTGTTGTCACAGGTGTCTACTGCCTGCCTGCACTGCGAGAAGACACTGCAACAG GACGACTGCAGGGTTGTTTTGGCCAAGCAGGAGATCAGCCGGCTGCTGGACAcgctgcagaaacagcagcagcagttcaCGGAGATGGCCGACCACGTCCAGCTGGATGCAGGCATCCCTGTCACGTTCACCAAG GACAATCGCGTACATATTGGCCCTAAAATGGAAATCCGTGTGGTGACACTGGGTTTGGATGGAGCTGGCAAAACTACCATTCTCTTCAAACTGAAACAAGATGAATTCATGCAGCCCATACCCACTATAG gttttaACGTAGAAACTGTAGAATACAAAAATCTGAAATTCACCATCTGGGATGTAGGTGGCAAGCATAAATTGCGTCCCCTGTGGAAGCACTATTATTTAAACACGCAAG CCGTGGTGtttgtgattgacagctgtcacaGGGACCGACTGATGGAGGCCCACAGTGAGCTGGCCAAGCTACTGACTGAGAAAGAGCTGAGGGACGCTTTGCTGCTCATCTTCGCCAACAAACAG GACGTCCCTGGAGCCGTCTCGGTGGAAGAGATGACGGAGCAGATGAGCCTGCACAAGCTGTGCTGTGGGCGGAGCTGGCACATCCAGGGCTGTGATGCCCGAAGCGGCGTGGGCCTCCATGAAGGCCTGGACTGGCTCTCGCGCCAGCTGGTAGCCGCTGGCGTTCTGGATGTGGCCTGA
- the ppwd1 gene encoding peptidylprolyl isomerase domain and WD repeat-containing protein 1, whose translation MHQRGNLCLKMATDVEDESSGNKRKLTEDENDDGDEGWVGPMPCEATKPKKRKVLEYERVYLDNLPSAAMYERSYMHRDVITHIVCSKTDFIITASQDGHVKFWKKKEDEGIEFVKHFRSHLSVIECISVSAEGALLCTVGDDQAMKVFDVVNFDMINMLKLGFQPGQCEWIYNPGDAISTVACSEKSTGKICVYDGRGSSQPLHTLDKIHSSPLSQIRLNPRYRVVVSADRAGMLEYWTGLPSEFKFPRQVEWEYKTDTDLYEFAKCKTYPTSLAFSHDGKKMATIAADRKVRIFRFLTGKLMRVFDESLTMFTELQQMIQQLPDMEFGRRMAVERELEKVDGIRLTNIIFDETGHFVLYGTMLGIKVINVETNRCVRILGKQENIRVVQLSLFQGVAKAIQAAPTIEMKASDNPALQSIDPDPTIFCTAFKKNRFYVFTKREPEDTKSAESDRDIFNEKPSKEEVMAATQAEGPKRVSDSAIIHTTMGDIHIKLFPVECPKTVENFCVHSRNGYYNSHIFHRVIKGFMIQTGDPTGTGMGGESVWGGEFEDEFHATLRHDRPYTLSMANAGPASNGSQFFITVVPTPWLDNKHTVFGRTTKGMEVVQRISNVKVNPKTDKPYEDISIINITVK comes from the exons ATGCACCAGCGAGGAAATCTGTGCTTGAAAATGGCGACAGACGTGGAAGATGAAAGTTCGGGAAACAAACGCAAATTAACAGAGGATGAAAACGACGATGGAGATGAAGGATGGGTTGGACCAATGCCTTGTGAGGCCACTAAACCTAAAAAGAGGAAGG TGCTTGAATATGAAAGAGTGTACCTGGACAACCTACCGTCTGCGGCCATGTATGAACGAAGCTACATGCACAGGGATGTTATCACTCATATTGTATGCAGCAA AACAGATTTCATCATCACAGCAAGTCAAGATGGCCATGTCAAATTTtggaagaagaaagaggatgAGGGGATAGAGTTTGTTAAGCATTTCCGTAGTCATCTAA GCGTGATTGAGTGTATTTCAGTCAGTGCTGAGGGCGCACTCCTCTGCACCGTTGGTGATGATCAGGCCATGAAAGTGTTTGACGTTGTCAATTTTGACATGATAAACATGCTTAAGCTTGG GTTTCAGCCTGGTCAGTGTGAGTGGATCTATAATCCAGGTGATGCCATCTCTACTGTGGCATGTTCTGAGAAGTCCACTGGAAAAATCTGTGTCTACGATGGACGTGGAAGCAGTCAGCCACTGCACACTTTGGACAAAATACACTCCTCCCCGTTGTCTCAGATCCGCCTTAACCCACGGTACCGGGTCGTGGTCTCGGCTGACCGAGCAGGGATGCTGGAGTACTGGACAGGGCTCCCCAGTGAATTCAAGTTCCCCAGACAGGTGGAATGGGAGTATAAGACGGACACAGACTTGTATGAGTTTGCCAAATGTAAAACGTATCCCACCAGCCTGGCCTTCTCTCACGATGGCAAGAAAATGGCCACCATCGCTGCTGACCGCAAAGTGAGGATTTTCCGGTTCCTGACAGGGAAGCTGATGAGGGTGTTCGATGAATCCCTGACA ATGTTCACAGAACTCCAACAAATGATACAGCAGCTGCCAGACATGGAGTTTGGGCGTAGGATGGCAGTGGAGAGAGAACTGGAGAAGGTGGATGGGATACGACTGACCAACATCATCTTCGATGAGACGGGCCACTTTGTGCTTTATGGAACCATGCTGGGAATCAAGGTCATCAATGTGGAGACAAATAG GTGTGTGCGGATCTTGGGGAAGCAGGAGAACATCCGGGTGGTACAATTGAGTCTGTTCCAGGGGGTGGCCAAAGCCATACAGGCAGCCCCCACCATAGAGATGAAGGCCTCAGACAACCCCGCCCTCCAGTCCATCGACCCAGACCCAACCatcttctgcacagccttcaaGAAAAACCGCTTCTATGtg TTTACTAAGAGGGAGCCAGAGGACACCAAGAGTGCCGAGTCTGACAGAGACATCTTCAACGAGAAGCCGTCTAAGGAGGAGGTCATGGCTGCCACGCAGGCCGAGGGGCCTAAGAGAGTGTCGGACAGTGCCATCATCCACACCACTATGGGAGACATCCATATCAAACTGTTTCCTGTTGA ATGTCCCAAAACGGTGGAGAACTTCTGTGTCCACAGCAGAAACGGATACTACAACAGTCACATATTCCATCGTGTCATTAAG GGTTTCATGATCCAGACCGGCGACCCCACAGGCACAGGCATGGGAGGGGAGAGTGTCTGGGGAGGCGAGTTCGAGGACGAGTTCCATGCTACACTGAGGCACGACCGACCCTACACGCTCAGCATGGCCAACGCAGGGCCCGCAAGCAACGGCTCCCAGTTTTTCATCACTGTGGTCCCCACT CCATGGCtggacaacaaacacacagtatttgGACGGACCACCAAAGGAATGGAGGTGGTTCAGAGGATCTCCAATGTCAAGGTCAATCCCAAGACAGACAAACCCTATGAAGACATCAGCATCATAAACATTACTGTCAAGTAG